In Aphelocoma coerulescens isolate FSJ_1873_10779 chromosome 3, UR_Acoe_1.0, whole genome shotgun sequence, a single window of DNA contains:
- the LOC138108135 gene encoding uncharacterized protein: protein MLKSLSLCGNYLKWKVLNTFQELLDTLQAEAVAVCHLFFICMLAILLNGAWCILTLRLPWITTGLRCGGDTQVHLYGHDEVKEGNFLSISFQNLPEYPDSDQKLRFLGRKMKTSNYRTAGWGNECICVFIRNLAPLHLRSGSWKRIVVVAIWKRLCYPRKYCLDSGLWLGDLQWALLQCLEAEVNGTAALLEMLIDELPKKPQQELSLILFPNKS, encoded by the exons ATGCTGAAATCTCTCAGCCTCTGTGGAAATTACCTGAAGTGGAAAGTTCTAAACACTTTCCAAGAGCTACTTGACACTCTGCAAGCTGAAGCTGTAGCAGtttgtcatttatttttcatttgcatgtTGGCCATCTTGCTGAACGGTGCCTGGTGCATACTCACACTAAGGCTTCCCTGGATCACTACAGGATTAAGGTGTGGTGGTGACACTCAGGTGCACCTGTATG GTCACGATGAAGTTAAAGAAGGAAACTTTCTCAGCATCTCCTTTCAAAATCTCCCTGAAT ATCCAGACTCTGACCAAAAACTGAGGTTCTTGGGTCGCAAAATGAAGACTAGCAACTACAGAACTGCTGGATGGGGAAATGAGTGTATCTGTGTCTTCATCAGGAATTTGGCACCACTGCACCTCAGATCCGGCAGCTGGAAAAGGATCGTGGTGGTGGCCATCTGGAAACGTCTGTGTTATCCTAGGAAGTATTGCCTGGACAGTGGCTTGTGGCTGGGAGACCTGCAGTGGGCATTGTTGCAGTGTTTGGAAGCAGAGGTGAATGGTACAGCAGCACTCCTGGAAATGCTGATAGATGAGCTCCCCAAGAAACCTCAACAGGAACTTAGTCTGATCCTCTTCCCCAACAAGTCCTGA